The Moorella glycerini genomic interval TTACATCGCAGGCCGCAAAACCGGCTGCTACATCCCCTTTGCGCACCGGCCAGTGGGTGTTCTGGACAATATTCCCCGGGGCGTACTCCTGGACCTGAGGTGCGCCCGGCGCCAGGGCCTCTTCAATGGAGTAAACACCGGGCAAGGGCTCATACTCCACCTTAATGGCTTTAATGGCGGCCTCGGCCTGCTCCCTGGTTTCAGCGGCCACCATGGCCAGGGCATCGCCGGTATAGCGGACGCGGTCCCTGGCCAGGAAGAGGTAGGTACACCAGGAAGGCTCCCCTGGTAAATCGTCGGCAGTCAAGACACAGTGGACGCCGGGCATTTGCCTCGCCGCGTTTGTCTCCAGGCTTTTAATGCGGGCGTGGGCTACTTTACTCCGTAATACTTTGCCGTATAGCATGCCGGGGAAATATAAATCGGCAGCGTACCTGGCCCGCCCGGTAACCTTTTCATAGGCATCTACCCGTGGGACCGGGTGATTGACAACTGCAGGGCTCACAAGCCTCACCTCCAGAATGCCAGGGCGGCGTCCCGGGTCTCAGCTTTTACTTTAGCCGCCTCCAGGGTCAGCAGGCGCCCTTCCCGCTGCAAGAATTTGCCGTTCACCATCACATCGACTACATCCCCGGGATTGCGAAAGAGGATAATCTGGTCGAAGATATTTTCGGCATTGATGGGAGTCGGTGTGTCGGCTTTAATGGTAATTAAGTCTGCCGGGCAATCAGGTTCCAGGCGGCCCAGTTCCGGCTCCCCAAGGGCCCGGGCACCCATGTCGGTGGCCAGCCCGAAGACCGTCCGGGCAGGCATCACCTGGGGGCTCTTCATATTAGCCTTGTGGATCAGGAAGGCCCCCCGCATGACTTCAAAGAAGTTATTGATATAACCATCGGTTCCCAACCCCAGGGGTACACCGGCCGCTAAAAGCTGGGGTACCGGGGCAATGCCACCGCCGACTTCACAGTTGGACAGGGGCATGTGGACCAGCCGCGCCCCGCTGGCTGCCAGGAGTTCAATCTCTCCTGCCGCCAGGTCCACTCCCTGGGAGGCCAGGATATGGGCCCCCAGGATATTCAGGTCGCGGTAAACCTCAACCGGCCGCTTGCCGTAGGTTTGCCGGCAGTATTGAGGCTCATAAGGGCTTTCCGAGAGGTGCATGTGCAGGTCGCTGCCCAGTTCCCGGGCCAGTTCGCTGGCCCGGATGAGGAATTCCGGTGAACAGGTAAAGGTGGTGTGCACGCTCATGAGTCCCTTGACCAGGGGATCTCCCTGGCAGGCCCGGATAAACCCGGCATTTTCCTTTAATCCTAACTCGCCGTTTTCCTGGCTTATCCTTTCACAGGCTTCAAAGGAAAGGATAGCCCTTAAACCGGCCCGGCGGACGATCCCGGCTTCCACCTCCAGGGCCCCGGGAATGGCTGCCGGCGCCTCCAGGATATCGCAGAAAGTGGTAATGCCGCTGGCGATCATCTCCACACAGGCCCAGGCCGTGGTTGTAGCGACCAGGTTATGGTCAAGGCGGTTCTCTACCTGGGGCCACCAGAAATCCTCCAGGAAACTGTAAAAACCGGCAGGAGCGTTTTTCACGCTGATGCCATGGGACAGGATGCCGTACATGTGCATGTGCCCGTTAATGAAACCGGGACTGATAATAGCGTCACGGGCGTCGATGACCTCACCCCGGTCGGGTGCCGCCAGGAGTTCTTCATTAGGCCCTATGGCAGCGATCTTACCACCGGCTACCCGGACTCCCCAGCTGGGGTGCACTTCCGCCCGGGAAGAGGTTATCAAAAACCCGCCGAGGATGGTTACAGGACCTGGCACCGGCAAAATAACACCTCCAGAATTAAGCCACGTTTAATCTTATTCAACTTTTTTTAGTAAAATCCTGCTGAAAAAGGGTCAAGGTTAAAAAAAATATTTCTCCCGGGCGAGAGGAGGTAGTCTAATTCCTTTTAGAAACTTGGCGGCGTACACGCCAGCAATACAATCGCCGGTTCCTCGCTATGATTAAACCAGCGATGGGGTATATGGGCCGGATAATAAATGATATCTCCTTGTTTTAGCTGGTAATAATCCTTTTCATCAAAACAAATCTCCACTTCCCCTTTTAAAACATAACAAAATTCTTCGCCCTGGTGGCAACTGGACTTATTGGTAGCACTACCGGATTGCAGTTTAATAATAGTTGCTTCCAATTTTTCCGCTGCAAAAAGGAGTTCTATAGTCACCCCTTCATTACGAACGTATTCCTGGCGTTCCTCCTGCTTGATTAATTTAATTAATGGCCTGATGTCATCCTCCAGGAGGAAAAACACCGAAGGGACTTCCAGGGCGGAAGCTAAGTCTTTAAGCAGGCTGACGCTTAAATTGGCTTTACCGTTCTCGATCTGGCTGAGGTAGGAATAAGATATGCCAACTTTGGCGGCTAATTCTTGCAGGCTGAGGCCCCTTTGTTTGCGTAAAGACCTGATCCTTTTACCTACAGTATCCACCAGTTATTCCCCCGACTGTTGCTGTGAAATCATGCGCAACTAAATTATGGCTAAATGCCGCAGTTGCTGAGCAGCAACTGCGGCATTTTAGGTACTAGACCTTTTTTACTTGGGTTTTTACAGCTTATTGACATCAATCTTCTTTTCAATCAAGTCTTTTTGGACCTGTTCTGCTTTTTGCACCGCCTCCGGGTTCAATTTACTCTTCAACTTCTCATTCCAGATGATACCGGTAGCTCCCTCTTTGGTAGCCACGACATACCCCCTGGCTTCAAATTTACCATCCAGAATCTCTTTCACGATATACTTGATAGCTACACTATAATCATACTTGGAACTGGCCGGAACATTATCCGGGGCTACATTGCTTTGATCGCCGGCAAAGCCGACGGCATAGACATTCTTGCTCTTGGCAGCCTCAATAACCCCCAGGCCGGCCTGGTTGGCATCCCCCAGAACAACATCGGCTCCCTGCTGGATGAAGGCCAGGGCTGTTTCTTTCGCCTTGGCTACGTCATCCCAACTGCCAATTAACGTCCCCAGAGCTTCAACCTTGGGATTAACCATTTTCGCCCCGGCTTTAAACCCGGCTTCGGCATCGGTAATGGGCGGCATATTGACGCCACCGATAAAGGCCACCTTGTTGCTTTTAGTAAGCAAACCTGCAAGAATCCCGCCAATGAACCCGGCCTCTTTGTTGGAGACCTCCAGGGAAGCAACATTGGGTCCTTGCGCTATGTTCGAGCTGGTGACGATGAATTTAACCTTGGGGAAGTCTTTACCTACTTTTTTAGCCACATCGTTAAATTGGAACCCATGGCCGATGATGACATCATAACCCTGGTTGGCATAGGCCCGGAAAGCTTCTTCCATATCTGACTGGGTTACATTTTCCCGGTAGGCGCCTTCAATCCCCAGCTCGGCCTGGGCCTTTTTTAGCCCTTCATAGGCTACCGAATTCCAGCCATTATCATTAATTGGTCCCGGTAAAACCAGGGCCACTTTCAGCTTTTTGGCAGCCGCACCCGTATTTTGTTGCGCCTGTCCCTGGGGCTGTCCTTTATCTTCCGGCTTTGCTTGCTTGCTGCCGCCACACCCGGCTAAAAACACGCCTCCAATTAGCGCCAGCGTTAATAATATCGCCCCTATCCTCTTGCGCATCTTACCTTCCTCCTTTGACGTCAAAAATTAAGATTACTCTTCTTCCGTAAGATCCTTGTAATGATCTTTAAACCACAGCGTTTCGCGCTTAAGATCAATTCCCTGGGATTGTAAAGCTTCCTTCCCTGCTTTCAATATCAGCGCTGCCTCGGCTACCCGGCGCCCCAACCCGCGTACCTTTTCCATCCCTATCTCATCTTCAATGGCCCCCTCCTCCTTCCGATCTTTGGTCCAGACGCAGGCACCGCAATAATTGCCCCCGGGTCCCCCGGTAACTAAAATTTCATAGGTTAAGAAGAAATTTTTGATAGTCAACAAGGCCATTTCCTGGCCGCCATGGCGGGTGCCCCCGGTAGCGATGGCCCCCCCAACGCGGTTGGCAAAATGGCCGGGATAAACCAGGTAGGTTGGCCGCAGCCGGCTGCAGAAATCCTGCAACAGGGGAGTAGAATTCATCTGGTAAACCGGCGTTCCCAGGATATAGCCGTCGGCGGCTAAAAATTTCTCCTGGACTTCCTGGAAATCGTCCTTGATCTGGCATAACTGGCTGGTCTTGATACACTTGTTGCAATGGATGCAGTGGCCGATTTTTTTTCCCCTGAGGGAGACAAATTCAGTAGTAACTCCCGGCACGGTAGCCGCAGCTTTTAAAGCTTCCTGGACGCAGTATTCCGTAGCCCCCTTACGATGACTCCCGCTGATACCCAAAATTTTTACACTTACCAAAGCACATTCCCCCTCGCTTATTTTAATTTTTGATGGCGCAATCAGGCCGGAGAAGTGCCCGCCAGACGCGCTCCGGCGTCAGGGGTAGTTCCGTAAAGTGCACTCCCGTAGCCTGAAAAACGGCACTGGCAACCGCCGGCGCCACAGGGGCCACGGCATTTTCCCCTACCCCCCTGGCACCAAAGGGTCCTGTAGGTTCTCCTGCTTCCACGACAATTGTTTCCATTTCCGGCACGTCAACTGCCGTGGGCAGCATATATTTATGGTAGCTATCCTGGAGCTGCCGGCCTTGCGGATCATAAGTTATTTCTTCACCCAGGGTGTAGCCAAGACCCATAACGGCACCGCCCTGGATCTGGCCCCGGACAATCTCCGGATTAATCGCCTTGCCCATATCATGGGCGGCGACCAGGCGGATAACTTTAATGGACCCGGTGGCCGTGTCTACTTCGACTTCAGCAAAGTGGGCATGCCAGGAAAGGGCGTTCTGGGAAGCATTCTGACCGATAGTGGCCAACTGCCGGTTGTGAAAATCGGCATCGGCCGCCAGTTCTTTTAAAGTGATCTGCTTCCCCGGATCATCCCTGGACAAGATGGTGGCCTTTTGCCAGATCAGCTTTTCTTTGGGTATTTGCCATTTTTCGCTGGCATAAGTTAAAATCTGCTCTTTTAAATCCCGGGCCGCCTGCAAAGTGGCCATGCCGGCGGCGTAGCAACTGCGGCTGGCCTGGCTACCCACATCATAGGGTACCATTTCCGTATCCCCAAGGGACACAGCTATATCTTCCACCTCAACTTCCAGCACTTCCGCGGCGATCTGGGCCAGGGTAGTTTTGGTGCCTGTCCCCATCTCGACGACACCGCTGGCCAGCTGGATTGTCCCGTCGGGCTGGAGGGAGAGATAGACATTGGAATAATCGGTTTGGAAGGGAAAAGCGCTGCTGATATGGTTGCCAACAGCCACACCCAAACCCCGCTTATAGCGTCCTGAGCCGGCATGGCCTGCTGCCAGTTCCCGGCGCTTCTCCCAGCCGATTTTTTCCGCCCCTTTGATTAAACATTCTCGCAGGCCACTGCTCAGGCAAGGAAAAGGAGCAACCCAGGTATCCCCGGGGGTAATGATATTTTTTAACCGCAATTCCAGGGGGTCTATTCCTAAAATGGCAGCCGCTTTGGCAACCGTCATTTCCACGGCAAAGGTAGGCTGGGGAGCACCAAAGCCCCGGCAGGCTCCGGCAGGTGTAGTATTGGTATAAACGCTATAACCCTCGAAGCGGGAGTGGGGCACCCGGTAAATAGTCAGGCCCCGCGAACCAATAGCCCCGGGCACATCAGCACTCCAGCTACAATAGGCGCCGCCATTCATAATGGCCTGCATGTAGAGGGCCTGGAAAATGCCATCCTTACTTAACCCCAATTTCACCGTAATATAACCGGCATGCCTGGTATCCGAAGCAATGAAATCCTCCTGGCGATCATAGACTACCTTCACCGGCCGGCCGGTAGCCAGGGCCAGGGCGGCAGCAATGGGCTCTGCCTTGGCGCTCAAGCCAATCCTGACCCCGAAGCCCCCCCCAACATAGGGCGGGTTTAATACCCGCACTTTACTCAAGGGCAATTTAAAAATCTCGGCCACAATTCGCCGCGTCGGGTGGGGGGTTTGGGTCGGCGACCAGATGGTTAACTTGCCATCGCCGGTTAAAGCAGCCACGGCCGCCTGGGTTTCTAATTGACCCTGTTTTTGCACCGGTAATTTATAAGTCGCCTCCACAACAATTTCCGCAGCAGCCAGGCCGGTGGCGATGTCGCCCAGCCCGAATTGCAGGATATCACCAGCTATATTCTTTTTGGTGCAATGGGGGTGAAGCAGCGGTGCTTCAGGTTTTAAAGCCTCCAGGGGATCATATACTGCCGGTAAAATTTCGTATTCTACCTCAATCAGGTCCAGGGCGGCCCGGGCTATCTCCTCGCTCACGGCAGCCACCGCCGCCACTTCATCACCCACGTAACGGACGACATCATCAAAAAGATATTGATCTTTAACTGCTGCCAAGGGAGGAATAGTATAGGTTGAAGTTGCCGCAGCGTTAAATGGCACCCGGGGAGTATTGCGATAAGTTAAAACTGCTTTCACCCCGGGCAAGGCTTCAGCCTTGCTGGTATCAATCTTAATGATGCGGGCATGGGGATGAGGGCTGCGTAAAACTTTAGCGTATAACATGCCGGGTAAAGTTATATCCGTTGTATAAGTGGCTTTGCCCGTAACTTTTTCTAAAGCATCCAGGCGGGAAATGCCCCGGCCTACGATCTGGTATTTAGCAGCAGCCTTCATTTT includes:
- a CDS encoding amidohydrolase family protein → MPGPVTILGGFLITSSRAEVHPSWGVRVAGGKIAAIGPNEELLAAPDRGEVIDARDAIISPGFINGHMHMYGILSHGISVKNAPAGFYSFLEDFWWPQVENRLDHNLVATTTAWACVEMIASGITTFCDILEAPAAIPGALEVEAGIVRRAGLRAILSFEACERISQENGELGLKENAGFIRACQGDPLVKGLMSVHTTFTCSPEFLIRASELARELGSDLHMHLSESPYEPQYCRQTYGKRPVEVYRDLNILGAHILASQGVDLAAGEIELLAASGARLVHMPLSNCEVGGGIAPVPQLLAAGVPLGLGTDGYINNFFEVMRGAFLIHKANMKSPQVMPARTVFGLATDMGARALGEPELGRLEPDCPADLITIKADTPTPINAENIFDQIILFRNPGDVVDVMVNGKFLQREGRLLTLEAAKVKAETRDAALAFWR
- a CDS encoding helix-turn-helix domain-containing protein, with product MDTVGKRIRSLRKQRGLSLQELAAKVGISYSYLSQIENGKANLSVSLLKDLASALEVPSVFFLLEDDIRPLIKLIKQEERQEYVRNEGVTIELLFAAEKLEATIIKLQSGSATNKSSCHQGEEFCYVLKGEVEICFDEKDYYQLKQGDIIYYPAHIPHRWFNHSEEPAIVLLACTPPSF
- a CDS encoding BMP family protein, which gives rise to MRKRIGAILLTLALIGGVFLAGCGGSKQAKPEDKGQPQGQAQQNTGAAAKKLKVALVLPGPINDNGWNSVAYEGLKKAQAELGIEGAYRENVTQSDMEEAFRAYANQGYDVIIGHGFQFNDVAKKVGKDFPKVKFIVTSSNIAQGPNVASLEVSNKEAGFIGGILAGLLTKSNKVAFIGGVNMPPITDAEAGFKAGAKMVNPKVEALGTLIGSWDDVAKAKETALAFIQQGADVVLGDANQAGLGVIEAAKSKNVYAVGFAGDQSNVAPDNVPASSKYDYSVAIKYIVKEILDGKFEARGYVVATKEGATGIIWNEKLKSKLNPEAVQKAEQVQKDLIEKKIDVNKL
- a CDS encoding flavodoxin family protein; its protein translation is MVSVKILGISGSHRKGATEYCVQEALKAAATVPGVTTEFVSLRGKKIGHCIHCNKCIKTSQLCQIKDDFQEVQEKFLAADGYILGTPVYQMNSTPLLQDFCSRLRPTYLVYPGHFANRVGGAIATGGTRHGGQEMALLTIKNFFLTYEILVTGGPGGNYCGACVWTKDRKEEGAIEDEIGMEKVRGLGRRVAEAALILKAGKEALQSQGIDLKRETLWFKDHYKDLTEEE
- a CDS encoding xanthine dehydrogenase family protein molybdopterin-binding subunit, giving the protein MKAAAKYQIVGRGISRLDALEKVTGKATYTTDITLPGMLYAKVLRSPHPHARIIKIDTSKAEALPGVKAVLTYRNTPRVPFNAAATSTYTIPPLAAVKDQYLFDDVVRYVGDEVAAVAAVSEEIARAALDLIEVEYEILPAVYDPLEALKPEAPLLHPHCTKKNIAGDILQFGLGDIATGLAAAEIVVEATYKLPVQKQGQLETQAAVAALTGDGKLTIWSPTQTPHPTRRIVAEIFKLPLSKVRVLNPPYVGGGFGVRIGLSAKAEPIAAALALATGRPVKVVYDRQEDFIASDTRHAGYITVKLGLSKDGIFQALYMQAIMNGGAYCSWSADVPGAIGSRGLTIYRVPHSRFEGYSVYTNTTPAGACRGFGAPQPTFAVEMTVAKAAAILGIDPLELRLKNIITPGDTWVAPFPCLSSGLRECLIKGAEKIGWEKRRELAAGHAGSGRYKRGLGVAVGNHISSAFPFQTDYSNVYLSLQPDGTIQLASGVVEMGTGTKTTLAQIAAEVLEVEVEDIAVSLGDTEMVPYDVGSQASRSCYAAGMATLQAARDLKEQILTYASEKWQIPKEKLIWQKATILSRDDPGKQITLKELAADADFHNRQLATIGQNASQNALSWHAHFAEVEVDTATGSIKVIRLVAAHDMGKAINPEIVRGQIQGGAVMGLGYTLGEEITYDPQGRQLQDSYHKYMLPTAVDVPEMETIVVEAGEPTGPFGARGVGENAVAPVAPAVASAVFQATGVHFTELPLTPERVWRALLRPDCAIKN